Proteins encoded together in one Chitinophaga sp. LS1 window:
- a CDS encoding BamA/TamA family outer membrane protein translates to MQRPTFLNLLVSTITILVLAACSNTKYLQSNQQLFIQSNVNVKGDATSAEKQDIHASLASKQLMMQQSNTSFIGTRMKVWLYNQKNKEKKSNWFWNLMLSKRNLEEPVVYDSMKTKESVKRMVSYLNNQGYFYATVDYKETTRHQKTSLTYLVNTGKNFVINSIRYEVPDTNILKVVQQTEKLSLIKTGMSYKQELLGSERERLMRVVRNAGYYKFDRDAIEFEIDTLHKTLFRNLMNPFEGIINVYNEKKGQDNPKMDITVKIRNPDDTSTRYQQYHLDSVYVYPDYPSYGNTNDTIFKRLELNDLVIRYRQNMFKPRVIQHSISLHNGELYSQQKTNDAISHLYDLGAWQFVTLQFRESKTQPNTLETYLFLAPKRKQELGANFEVSTSSDYLLGSGVSLNYKHLNVGRSATQLTVSLNGGIELIRNQGNWVLQSQEIGGQVSLIFPRFITPFHIASTRTGVKTRLTTGIDYLTRTDKFYISNINASFGYEWKESAYKAWNVKPISLNYVGVNLNPTFKATTVANNPYLKRSFEPAFIGGENLTYIYSNNDLLHKLHNSYFRANIEESGAWLNGINSLMSAAFGTTNDLESLTNMDIASFIKMEADYRHYWNLTPHTTLATRIYGGVGIPYGKSSVMPYIRQFTAGGSNSIRAWRLRTLGPGTFKDTSATAATFPDQTGDMKLEGNIEYRFDLLRLFNGSVNLKGATFVDMGNIWMLKKDTSRAGSEFRLNKLYHDLAIGTGAGLRLDFSFFLIRLDWGIPVKVPYFTGNKDGWFLSEWDLGSGSWRRDHIIWNVAIGYPF, encoded by the coding sequence ATGCAGCGGCCAACCTTTCTGAATCTTCTTGTTTCAACAATAACCATACTGGTGCTGGCTGCCTGTTCCAATACTAAATACCTGCAAAGCAACCAGCAACTATTCATTCAGAGCAATGTGAACGTAAAAGGAGATGCCACATCCGCCGAAAAACAGGATATCCACGCCTCCCTCGCTTCCAAACAGCTCATGATGCAGCAGTCCAATACCTCATTCATCGGCACCCGCATGAAAGTGTGGCTCTACAACCAGAAAAATAAAGAGAAAAAATCCAACTGGTTCTGGAACCTGATGCTCTCCAAGCGTAACCTGGAAGAACCTGTAGTCTACGATTCCATGAAAACCAAAGAATCGGTAAAAAGAATGGTGAGCTACCTGAATAACCAGGGCTACTTCTACGCTACCGTGGACTATAAGGAAACTACCAGGCACCAGAAGACAAGCCTAACTTATTTGGTAAATACCGGCAAGAACTTCGTGATCAACAGTATCCGCTACGAAGTACCCGATACCAACATCCTTAAAGTGGTACAGCAAACCGAAAAACTCTCCCTTATCAAAACCGGCATGTCTTACAAACAGGAACTACTGGGCAGTGAAAGGGAAAGATTGATGCGGGTAGTGCGCAATGCCGGTTACTATAAATTTGACAGGGATGCTATCGAGTTTGAAATCGATACGCTGCACAAAACCCTCTTCCGCAACCTCATGAACCCTTTTGAAGGGATCATCAACGTATACAACGAAAAGAAAGGACAGGATAACCCCAAAATGGATATCACTGTCAAAATAAGGAACCCGGACGACACCAGCACCCGCTACCAGCAGTATCACCTGGATAGTGTGTATGTGTATCCTGATTATCCCAGCTACGGCAATACCAACGATACGATATTCAAGCGCCTGGAACTGAATGACCTCGTCATCCGCTACCGCCAGAATATGTTCAAACCCAGGGTGATTCAGCACTCCATCAGCCTGCACAATGGCGAACTCTATTCCCAGCAAAAGACTAACGACGCCATCAGCCACCTCTATGACCTGGGTGCATGGCAGTTCGTGACCCTTCAGTTCAGGGAAAGCAAAACGCAACCAAACACACTGGAAACCTACCTCTTCCTGGCGCCTAAGCGTAAACAGGAGTTGGGAGCCAACTTTGAGGTGAGTACATCGTCCGACTACCTGCTCGGTAGCGGTGTCAGCCTGAACTATAAACACCTGAACGTAGGTCGCTCAGCCACCCAGCTCACTGTTAGTCTGAATGGCGGTATTGAACTGATCCGTAACCAGGGTAATTGGGTATTGCAGTCACAGGAGATCGGCGGACAGGTGAGTCTGATCTTTCCACGCTTTATCACGCCTTTCCATATCGCGTCTACCCGTACAGGGGTAAAAACCCGCCTCACAACGGGTATTGACTACCTGACACGTACCGATAAGTTTTATATTTCCAATATCAATGCCTCCTTTGGTTATGAGTGGAAAGAGTCTGCTTATAAAGCATGGAATGTAAAACCGATCTCACTAAACTATGTAGGCGTAAACCTGAACCCAACGTTCAAGGCAACGACCGTGGCAAATAACCCTTATCTGAAACGGAGCTTTGAACCGGCTTTCATAGGTGGGGAAAACCTCACTTACATCTATAGCAACAATGACCTGCTGCATAAACTGCATAATTCCTACTTCAGGGCCAATATCGAAGAATCCGGTGCATGGCTGAATGGGATCAATAGCCTGATGAGCGCTGCATTTGGTACTACCAATGACCTGGAATCGCTCACCAACATGGATATTGCGAGCTTCATTAAGATGGAAGCCGATTACCGTCATTACTGGAACCTGACACCGCACACTACGCTGGCGACACGTATTTACGGTGGTGTGGGCATTCCTTATGGCAAGTCGAGTGTAATGCCTTATATCCGCCAGTTTACCGCGGGTGGATCGAATAGTATACGTGCCTGGAGGCTGCGTACCTTAGGTCCTGGTACATTTAAAGATACATCAGCCACAGCGGCTACCTTCCCTGATCAGACAGGTGATATGAAGCTGGAAGGGAACATTGAATACCGTTTTGACTTATTGCGTCTTTTCAATGGAAGTGTGAACCTGAAGGGCGCGACTTTCGTGGATATGGGTAATATCTGGATGTTGAAGAAAGATACTTCCCGCGCAGGTTCTGAGTTCAGGCTGAACAAACTCTACCACGACCTCGCGATTGGTACCGGTGCTGGTTTAAGACTTGACTTCTCTTTCTTCCTGATACGCCTGGATTGGGGTATACCTGTGAAGGTGCCTTATTTTACAGGGAATAAAGATGGCTGGTTTTTGAGTGAGTGGGACCTGGGCAGTGGAAGCTGGCGCAGGGATCATATTATCTGGAACGTGGCGATTGGGTATCCATTCTAA
- a CDS encoding RNA methyltransferase, translating into MLSKAQIKYIQSLQHKKYRQKSGQFIAEGDKIVPELVSGGMTVREVYATKEWLSGHEQLLKGRVPFIEVEAHVLKQLSALTTPNQALALIDIPKAAPLVLKGQVSLALDTIQDPGNMGTLIRIADWFGIRQLICTPDCVDVYNPKTIQATMGSIARVNIIETDLLPLLENAEVPSYAATLHGTDITSFSKIAEGIILIGNESKGLSDAVIEAATHKLTIPRLGGAESLNAGVAAGIICGRLLI; encoded by the coding sequence ATGTTGTCAAAGGCGCAAATTAAGTATATTCAATCATTACAGCATAAAAAATACCGTCAAAAATCTGGCCAGTTCATTGCTGAAGGTGATAAGATCGTTCCTGAGCTGGTATCCGGGGGCATGACGGTGAGAGAAGTGTATGCTACCAAAGAGTGGCTCAGTGGGCATGAACAGTTATTGAAAGGACGCGTACCTTTCATCGAGGTAGAAGCACATGTATTAAAACAATTATCTGCCCTGACTACCCCCAATCAGGCCCTGGCACTGATAGATATTCCGAAAGCAGCGCCTTTGGTACTGAAAGGCCAGGTGTCACTTGCATTAGACACGATCCAGGACCCCGGAAATATGGGCACCCTGATACGGATAGCTGATTGGTTTGGCATCAGACAACTGATCTGCACACCGGATTGTGTAGATGTGTATAACCCCAAGACGATCCAGGCTACCATGGGCAGTATTGCCAGAGTGAACATTATTGAAACGGATCTCTTACCCTTACTGGAAAACGCAGAAGTTCCTTCTTATGCCGCTACCCTGCACGGAACGGATATTACTTCCTTCTCCAAAATCGCGGAAGGCATCATCCTGATCGGCAATGAGTCAAAAGGATTGAGTGATGCCGTGATCGAAGCTGCTACGCACAAGCTCACCATTCCCAGACTGGGTGGGGCTGAATCCCTGAATGCCGGTGTGGCAGCGGGAATTATCTGTGGGCGATTGCTTATTTAA
- a CDS encoding ABC transporter permease produces MRLSFFVARRIAFNRSGSFSRFIINIAVVATAISVAVMILAIALVNGFQQVIQQKIFSFWGHMHINNYQANAGPLTEQIPFEADTNIVSYLKKINGINTVNLYATKSAIIKAEKDLSGVIFKGVDRNYNWSHIQHFMQSGNVIHFNDTSYAPEIIISSTMAKELQLKVNDPLIIYFIQGAGLTPRARKLKVTGIYKTAVEEYDKTYVIGDLELIRKLNNWPVGSIGGYEIFIDDYRKMTEIGEESLNGIPDKLALRTIKDIYPNIFDWLELQDKNEIIILVIMAIVAVINMITAILILILERTNMIGILKALGMRNGNIQRIFIYQAGYIVLAGLIIGDILGVGLAMLQKTTGFLKLDEESYYMSAAAIDLHWYHVVLINLGTFLICLLILTIPSLVTRKITPVKALQFK; encoded by the coding sequence ATGCGTTTATCGTTCTTCGTTGCCAGAAGGATCGCCTTCAACCGGTCCGGCTCTTTTTCCAGGTTCATCATCAACATTGCCGTGGTAGCCACCGCTATCAGCGTAGCTGTTATGATTCTGGCAATCGCGTTGGTAAACGGTTTTCAGCAGGTCATTCAGCAAAAGATCTTCAGCTTTTGGGGGCATATGCATATTAACAATTACCAGGCTAACGCTGGTCCCCTCACAGAACAGATCCCATTCGAAGCAGATACTAACATTGTCAGCTACCTGAAAAAAATAAATGGTATCAACACCGTGAATCTTTACGCCACTAAATCGGCTATCATCAAGGCGGAGAAAGACCTTTCCGGTGTAATTTTCAAAGGCGTGGACCGTAATTATAACTGGTCTCACATTCAGCATTTTATGCAGTCTGGCAATGTCATTCACTTCAATGACACCAGCTATGCACCGGAAATTATCATTTCCAGCACCATGGCCAAAGAGCTGCAACTGAAAGTCAACGACCCTCTGATCATTTATTTTATACAAGGCGCAGGCCTTACCCCAAGAGCCAGAAAGCTCAAGGTAACGGGCATCTATAAAACAGCTGTGGAAGAATATGACAAGACCTACGTCATTGGTGACCTGGAGCTGATCCGCAAACTGAATAACTGGCCGGTAGGCAGCATTGGCGGATATGAAATATTCATTGATGATTACCGTAAAATGACCGAAATAGGGGAAGAATCGTTAAATGGTATTCCTGATAAACTGGCTCTCCGCACTATCAAAGACATCTATCCAAATATCTTTGACTGGCTGGAACTGCAGGATAAAAATGAGATCATCATCCTCGTCATTATGGCCATCGTGGCAGTTATCAACATGATCACCGCCATCCTGATCCTCATTCTCGAACGTACGAATATGATAGGCATACTAAAAGCACTCGGTATGCGTAACGGCAATATCCAGCGTATTTTCATCTACCAGGCAGGGTATATCGTACTGGCAGGATTAATCATAGGTGATATACTCGGTGTAGGTCTGGCGATGTTACAAAAGACAACCGGCTTTTTGAAGCTGGACGAAGAAAGTTATTATATGTCTGCAGCCGCGATAGACCTGCATTGGTATCATGTCGTCCTCATCAACCTGGGTACTTTCCTCATTTGCCTGCTCATCCTCACCATACCGTCTTTGGTTACACGAAAGATCACACCTGTAAAAGCATTACAGTTTAAATAA